Proteins encoded together in one Plectropomus leopardus isolate mb chromosome 19, YSFRI_Pleo_2.0, whole genome shotgun sequence window:
- the wnt3 gene encoding proto-oncogene Wnt-3, translated as MDLYLIGYLMCVWLSSSRVLGGYPIWWSLALGQQYSSLGSQPILCGSIPGLVPKQLRFCRNYIEIMPSVAEGVKLGIQECQHQFRGRRWNCTTIKDNLAIFGPVLDKATRESAFVHAIASAGVAFAVTRSCAEGTSTMCGCDSHHKGPPGEGWKWGGCSEDAEFGVLVSREFADARENRPDARSAMNRHNNEAGRTTILDHMHLRCKCHGLSGSCEVKTCWWAQPDFRMLGDYLKDKYDSASEMVVEKHRESRGWVETLRVKYNFFKHPTERDLVYYEGSPNFCEPNPETGSFGTRDRACNVSSHGIEGCDLLCCGRGHNTRTEKRKEKCHCIFHWCCYVSCQECVRVYDVHTCK; from the exons ATGGATTTGTATCTGATTGGatatttgatgtgtgtgtggttgtccAGCTCACGGGTGCTTGGAGGCTATCCCATCTGGTG GTCCCTGGCCCTCGGGCAGCAGTACTCGTCTCTGGGCTCCCAACCCATCCTGTGCGGCTCTATCCCCGGCCTGGTGCCCAAGCAGCTGCGTTTCTGTCGCAACTACATAGAGATCATGCCCAGCGTTGCAGAAGGCGTCAAACTGGGGATCCAGGAGTGCCAGCACCAGTTTAGGGGTCGCCGGTGGAACTGTACCACCATCAAGGACAACCTGGCCATCTTCGGCCCTGTGCTAGACAAAG CAACCAGAGAGTCAGCGTTCGTCCACGCCATCGCTTCAGCAGGCGTGGCGTTTGCGGTGACGCGCTCTTGCGCCGAGGGAACGTCCACCATGTGCGGCTGCGACTCCCACCACAAAGGGCCTCCCGGGGAGGGCTGGAAGTGGGGCGGCTGCAGCGAGGACGCAGAGTTCGGGGTGCTGGTGTCCAGGGAGTTCGCCGACGCCAGAGAGAATCGTCCGGATGCTCGCTCAGCGATGAACCGACACAACAACGAGGCAGGACGCACG ACCATCCTGGACCACATGCACCTGCGCTGCAAATGCCACGGCCTGTCAGGAAGCTGTGAGGTGAAGACCTGCTGGTGGGCGCAGCCCGACTTCCGCATGCTGGGCGACTACCTGAAGGACAAGTACGACAGCGCCTCGGAGATGGTGGTGGAGAAGCACCGCGAGTCCCGAGGCTGGGTGGAGACGCTGCGAGTCAAGTACAACTTCTTCAAACACCCCACCGAGCGCGACCTGGTCTACTACGAGGGTTCACCCAACTTCTGCGAGCCCAACCCAGAGACCGGCTCTTTCGGGACGCGTGACCGAGCCTGCAACGTGTCGTCGCACGGCATCGAGGGCTGCGACCTGCTGTGCTGCGGCCGCGGCCACAACACCCGGACTGAGAAACGCAAAGAGAAGTGCCACTGCATCTTCCACTGGTGCTGCTACGTCAGCTGTCAGGAGTGTGTGCGCGTCTACGACGTCCACACGTGCAAGTGA